The genomic DNA TATGCGACGATCGAGGAGAGCGATATGCGCGCCCATCCCGTGCCGGAGACCTTCCAGGTGTTCCCGTGGACCACGGGCGACCTGCGGACCGCGGGAATCGTCTGCAACATCTACGACTCCAAGGGGAACCGGTTCGCGGGCGACCCCCGCTACATCCTAGAGCGGGTGGTCAAGCGCGCCCGGGAACTGGGCTACGTCCCCCACACGGGGCCGGAGTACGAGTTCTTCCTGTTCAAGATCGGACCGGACGGCCACCCCACGAACGTCCCGAGCGACAACGGACGGTACTTCGAGCAGCTGCCCGTGGATGCGGGGGAGATGGTCCGCAAGCAGGCCGCGTTCTACGGGAACATGATGGGCTTCGACGTGGAGGCGACCCACCACGAGGTCGCCCCGGGCCAGCACGAGCTCGACCTGCGCTACGCGGACGCGATGACCTCCGCCGACCGCGTGCTCTTCCTGAAGCACCTGATCCGCACGGTCGCCCTCCAGCACGGGCTCTATGCCACCTTCATGCCCAAGCCCATCTTCGGCGTGAACGGCACCGGCATGCACGTCCACCAGAGTCTCATCACCCCGGAGGGCGAGAACGCCTTCTTCGAGCCCACCGCGAAGTGGGAGATGTCCGAGCTCATGCTCCATTACCTCGCGGGCGTCCTGGCCCACGCGCGGGAGAACTGCGCCGTCCTCGCGTCGTGGGTGAACAGCTACAAGCGCCTCGTGCCCGGCTACGAGGCGCCCGTGTACATCTCTTGGGCGAACAAGAACCGCTCCGCCATGGTCCGCATCCCCCAGGGCCGCGGCATGCGCACCCGGATGGAGGTCCGGAACCCGGACTCCGCGGGGAACCCCTACCTGCAGTACGCGGTCATGATCGCCGCCGGCCTCGCGGGCGTCGGCCAGACGCTCGACCCGCCCGAGCCCGTGGAGACGGACATCTACGCCTTGACGGCCGCGGAGCGGCGGAAGCTCGGGATCGGCTCCCTCCCCGGAAGCCTCGAGGAGGCCCTGGACGAATTCGAGAAGTCCGAGCTCATGCGGGAGACCCTCGGCTCCCACGTGTTCCCCCACTGGCTCTACATCAAGCGGAAGGAGTGGGACGACTACCGCGTCCACGTGACGGACTACGAGCTCGAGAAGTACCTCCCGATTCTCTGAGCGCCATCGGGTTTAAGTCGGAGGGCCGCTGTGGCCTCCGCGACCACCATGGCGGAAGTCCGCGACGACGTGTCCGAGGAGCGCCAGATCCTCAAGAACGCGAAGATCCTGGACGAGAAGCTCCTCGACCAGATGGACCTGTATCCCGGGGACCGCGTGCGGTTCCGGTTCTACTATCCCCAGCAGGGCTTCGAGGAGATCGTTGGCCACTTCCTCGGCTTCTACACGCTCTACGAGGGCCCCGAGGGCGGCGGGGACCTGAACCTCCAGATCCGCGCGGTGAAGAACGGCCGCTCGACGGTCCTGTGCAAGGACCGCAACTACCTCGAGGAGTGGGAGGTCTTGGAGCCCAACCTCGAGGTCCGCGACAAGATCCGCGACCTGGACTCCCGCGCGGGCCGCCACATCGGGCACGAGTTCGGTTGACCGGGCTCAGTAGGTGTCCACGCCGCGGGCCAGGTCCTGCAGCTTCCGGATGCGCTCCTCGATGGGCGGGTGGGTCCGGAACAGCCGCGTGAGGCTCGTCGCGGCGAACGGGTTCACGATGAACAGACCCTGGGACGCTGGGCTGCCGAACTGGAACGGCCGCCGGCGGTTCGCGGTCTCGAGCTTCTGGAGCGCGGAGGCGAGGGCGAGGGGCTCGCCGATCGTCTTGGCGCCGCTGTAGTCCGCCTTGGTCTCCCGGCTGCGAGAGATGGCGAGCTGGACCAGGAGGGCGGCGATCGGGGCGAGGATCATCCCGAGGATGGCGATGATGGCCGTGCCTTCGGACGCATTCCGGTTGCGCCCGCCCCCGAAGAGCGAGTTCCACATCGCGATCTGGGCCAGGTAGGAGATCGCGCCCGCGATCGTGGCGGCGACCGCCATGACCAGGATGTCTCGGTTCTTCACGTGGGAGATCTCGTGGGCGATCACGCCGCGCAGCTCGTCCTCGGTCAGGATCCCGAGGATGCCCTGGGTGACCGCGACAACGGCGCGGTTCGGGTTGCGGCCCGTGGCGAACGCGTTCGGTGTCTGGGTCGGGACCACGGCGACCCGCGGCATGGGGAGGTTCGCCTTCTGCGAGACCTCTCGAACGATCCGGAACAGGTCGGGAGCCTGTGCCTCCGTGATCATCTTCGCGCGGTACGACCAGAGGACCATCCGGTCGGAGAGGAAGTAGCTCACGATGTTGATGCCCGCGGCCATGATCAGGAACAGGATCACGCTCGAAACGGGGTCCGCGAAGAAGTAGGAACCGATCGCCCAGCCGAAGATGACGAAGACCGCCGTCAGCGTCGCGAAGAGGATGAAGAGGCGGATGCGCGCTCCCATGATGTCCACTCCCCACTGCCTTGGGTCCTTTTTCACGCGGATGTCCCTTATCAAGTTAGCGAAAGGGCTTCCGGCATGCCTCCGCAAAGGTGATAGGGAGGGACCGCCGGCGTCCTCAGACGCCGAGGACCTCCGCGTATCCCTCCATGTCCATGAAGCCGTGGCCGCTGATGTTGAACGCGATGGTCTTCTTCTCGCCGCTCTCCTTGCATTTCACGGCCTCGTCCATCGCGCACGCGACGCTGTAGGCACTCTCGGGCGCGGGAAGGAACCCCTCCGTCTGGACGAAGGTCCGGGCACGCTCGAACACGTACTTCTCATCCGCCGGGTAGGCCACCGTGTCGAGGTACCCCAGGTGCCGCAGGAACGAGAGGATGGGCGCCGCCCCGTGGTACCGCAGGCCGTCCCCGCGGATCGGGTGCATCTCCGCGTGGTGACCCAGGGTGTACATCTTCAGGAGCGGGGTGATCTCCGCGTGGTCTGCGAAATCGTAGCGATACTCGCCCTGGAGGTTCGGTGCGGCCTGGCTCTGGGCCGCGATGAACCGAATGTCCTTGCCGTTGATGGCGTCCGCAAAGAAGGGAAGCGTGAATCCGCCAAAGTTCGAGCCGCCTCCGAGGCACGAGATCATGACGTCCGGATATTCGCCGATGCGCTGGAACTGGGCCTTCGTCTCGAGCCCGATGACCGTCTGGTGGAGTAGGACATGGTTCAGGACGGAGCCCAGGCAGTAGATCGCCTTGTCGTCGCCGCGCGCGTCCTCGAGGCCCTCGGAGACCGCAATCCCTAGGGAACCCGGGTGCTTCGGGTTCTCTTTGAGGAGTTCGCGCCCCGTCTTCGTGTGGTGGCTCGGGGACGCGTACACCTCCGCGCCGTAGAGCTTCATGAACGCGCGCCGCTGCGTCTTCCAGTCGTGAACCGCGCGGACCCAGTAGATCGTCGTCTGCAAGCCCGCGAGGCTCGCGGCGTATGCGAGCGCGGTCCCCCACTGCCCCGCACCGGTCTCCGTGGTCAGGCGCTCGTAGCCCTCCTTCCTCGCGTAGAAGGCCTGGGCCAGGGCCGTGTTCACCTTGTGGCTCCCCGTCGGACTGTAGAACTCCGCCTTGTAGTACAGGTGGGCGGGCGTCCCGAGCTTCTGTTCGAGGCGCTTCGCGCGGAACAGCGGCCGCGGGCGGCCCGCCTGGGCGTACAGCTCCTGGATCTCCTCGGGGATGTCGATCCACCGCTGCGTCGAGTTCTCCTGGCGGAGGCATTCGCCCAGGAGCAGCTCCGGGAGGAGCTTGACGCGCGACGGCCCCTCCTCCGGGTCCTTGGGCGGCGGCAGGGGCTCGGGCAGGTCGGGTACGATGTTGTACCACTTCGTGGGACGGTCGTCCTCCGGCAGCGTCACGACAAGAGAATCCGAGCGCACCCTCTCACCCCGTTGAACCTACGCCCCGGGGTATGTCCGAAAAGCGGCATTAGCATTTGCCCGCCTCCCGTACCAGAAGTGCGGCACGGAGTCCAACAACGCGCCCTTACAGGGTCACGCCGACGCTCTCGACGACGTCAGTGCCTCCCGCCGGGAGGATGCGGGCGATCTCCTCGATGGGCACCTCGAAGACCGCCGCAAGTCGCTTCGCGAGACGCTCGCGGTCCTCCTTCCCCGGTGCGAGGACGACGTACTTGGGGGAGCGGGAGACGACCGCGGAGACGGGCCCGCCCATGATCTTCCGATGGCCCTCCACCTCGACCTCGCCGATGGCCAGGCGCACGGGGAGATCGTGGACATAGTTCCGCTTGCCGCGGATGACGAAGGCGCCGCGGGGCAGGAACTCGCCCGACTCGGCCTGCTTGGACACCTGCTCGGGCAGCACCCAGTACGCGCTGCCGCTCGCGGTTCCCGCGGACCAGGCCTTGCTGTACGCGAGCGCGAACTCACACGCCTCTCGGAGCGTGACCTCCCCGGCCTTGGATCCTTCCTTGACCACGGTGGACGGCGCGCCGTGGAGGTCCGCGTGGGCGTAGCGGTCGCCCTCCTTGAGGTGCTTCTTCACGAGCTGGTCGTTCGTCCGCGCGTCCCGGCCACCGAGGATCAGGAAGCCCTCCGAGGACATCGTCCACCGGTAGGCGTCGAACCACATGGCCCTCGTGCCCTTGACCTTCGGGCGCTTCGCGACCTTGACCGCCTTCTTGCGCGCGGCGGCGAGCTCCTGCCGCGTCGTCGCAATGGCCTCTTCGACGCGCTGCGCCTTGAGCTGCGCCTCGCGCCGCGCCTCGTACAGGGCCTGCGCGTTCGCGGTGACGTCCTTGTCGTAGGCGAGGACGAGCGCGTCGAAGTCTCCGATGGCCACGGTCACCGTGTGCGCCTTCCGGTCCACGGCCTTGATCTGGCCGTGCTCGGGCGGGTCCCGTCCCTCGCGAATCCCTTTCAGCAGCTCATCGAATAGCGGATAATGGCCGTACAGGAAGATCGCTTGCGCCTCGTCCCGGATGATCTCGTCCCGCAGGGCCTTGAGCGTCTCCTCCTGCTGGGCGATTCGGCGTTCGAACTTCGCGGCGACCTCGTCGGGCGGAGTCGCCTCGGGCTCCGCGACATTCAGGTAGCGGGAGAGGGCGGCGTTGAACGTCGGGAACTCCTCCCGGTCCGCCTGCGCATACTGCAGGAGTTCGACGGGCGTCGCGTCGATGGCCCTCTTGTCCTTGGAGATCACCGCGGGCCGGCGCTCCTGGTCCAGGGCCACCACGATGTTGTTCAGGGCCGTGTAGAGCGCGTCCACCTGCGCGTCCGCGAGATCCCGCACCTTCGTGTCCTTGTCCACGCGTGCGCGAAGGCAGAGCTCCTCGGCGTACTGGCCTCCGAGGTTGAGGAGGCTCGCGAGGACGCGGACGACCTGACCCTTGGCCTCCCGGATCGTCGTTCCGAACCCGTTCCGGTCGAGCTCCAAAGGGTCGACTCCTGCGGGCGGGAACGCGTACGGTTCGTCCGGGCGCACGACGCGGTCCTTGTACGTCTGCGCGTACAGGCAGGCCACGGTGGTGTCGCCTCGCGTGACGATCAGGTTGCCCTTCCCGAACAGCTCGAAGATGATCCGGAGCGCCTCGCCGCCCCGGTCCACGGTCAGGATCGCGATCCGGTCGAACCAGCGCTGCTCCACGGCGGTGATGCGCGCGTTGTCGAGCAGCCGCCGCAGCGTCTGCGCGAACGCGGGCGGCGAATCCGGCTTGTCCTCGACCTCGTGAAGGCAGAGCCATTGTCCCGACTTGGAGTACAGCTCGACCTTCTCGCGGCCGGGGACGTTGATCCGGAAGATGACCTCGCCTTCCTTCTGGTACGCCTTGTCGACGTACGCGCCGACGAGGTCCTGCCACTCCGCGACGAGGGCTTTGAGGTCGAAGGAGGAGAGGGCGGTCTTCATCCGGTGCACCGAAGGTGGCGGCATTACTTGACCGTTCCCACCCGTACGTCGCATTGAATACGCCGCAGGGATTCTCCGCCGCGATCGAAAGGAGACCTGAGGCGATGGCCGCGTCCTACGGCTGCCAGAGCATGGTGGACCCGCTCCGCCGCGTCCTGGTGCGGCGGCCCGACACCGCGTTCGCCGTGGAGGACCCCCGTGCGTGGCACTACAAGGGGCGGCCGGATCTCGGGATCGCCCGCGCCGAGCACGACGCGTTCGTCGGCCTCATGCGCGACGCCGGCGTCGAGGTGCTCTACCACGATGCCGCGCAGCCCGGCCGCGCGGACTCCATCTTCGTCCACGATCCCGCCATCGTCACGGACCGCGGTGCGGTTCTCCTGCGGATGGGCAAGCGCCTCCGGGAAGGCGAGGAGAGCGCGATCGGCCGGAGATTCGAAGAGCTGGACGTGCCCATCTTCTACGAGCTCCACGACGACGCGCGCGCGGAGGGCGGCGACCTGGTGTGGGTGGACCACGGCACGCTTGCCGTGGGTCAGGGGTTCCGGACCAACGAGGAGGGTCTGCGGCAACTCGAGGAGGCGCTGGGGCCGATCGGCGTGAAGGCCGTGTCCGCGGACCTGCCGTACGGTGAGGGGCCGGACGCCTGCCTCCACTTGATGTCCCTGATCAGCCTGATTCGGTCGAACCTGGCGGTCATCTACGAGCCCCTCCTCCCCACGCCGCTCCACGGGCTCCTCGTGCACCGCGGCTTCCGCTTCGTCACCGTCCCCGACGACGAGTTCGATTCCATGGGCTGCAACGTCCTCGCCGTCGCGCCGGGCGAGTGCGTCATGCTCGAGGGCAACCCGGTCACGAAGGCGCGGCTCGAGAAGGCAGGCTGCCGGGTGCGCACGTATCGCGGGAACGAGATCTCCCTGAAGGCGGAGGGTGGCCCTACGTGCCTTACCCGGCCGATCCTCCGGCGCTAGGATGGCGACCATGGACGAAGTGGAACGACGCGTCCTCGATGCGATCGACATGGACCGGCTGGTTTCCTTCCTTCGGGAGCTCATCGCGATCCCGAGTCTCGGCGGTCATGAGCGGGACGCGCAGGACGAGGTGGCCGCGGCGATGCGGGAGATCGATCTGGACGTGGACGACTGGAACCTCGACCTCGCCCAGCTCCGGTCGCATCCCATGTTTGCCATGGAGGTCGAACGGACGGAGGGCCGCGGCGTCGTGGGAACCCTACGCGGCGAGGGCGGTGGCAAGAGCCTGATTCTCAACGGCCACGTGGATGTCGTCCCTCCCGGCGATCCTGCGAACTGGCGTTTTCCTCCGTGGGAGGGCGCGGTCCATGACGGACGCGTCCACGGCCGCGGTTCCGTCGACATGAAGGGAGGCCTTGCCTGCGCGTTGTTCGCCGTCAAAGCGATCCACGATGCGGGTGCCCGCCTGCGCGGTTCCGTGATCCTCGAGAGCGTGATCGGCGAGGAGGACGGTGGCGTGGGAACCTTGGCCGCGTGTCTCCGCGGCTACCATGCGGACGGCGCCGTGG from Thermoplasmata archaeon includes the following:
- a CDS encoding glutamine synthetase family protein, with the translated sequence MADDDPKTEVLETAKREEVQFVQIMFMDLVGFVKTVTIPVSKLERAFEEGVVFDGSSVVGYATIEESDMRAHPVPETFQVFPWTTGDLRTAGIVCNIYDSKGNRFAGDPRYILERVVKRARELGYVPHTGPEYEFFLFKIGPDGHPTNVPSDNGRYFEQLPVDAGEMVRKQAAFYGNMMGFDVEATHHEVAPGQHELDLRYADAMTSADRVLFLKHLIRTVALQHGLYATFMPKPIFGVNGTGMHVHQSLITPEGENAFFEPTAKWEMSELMLHYLAGVLAHARENCAVLASWVNSYKRLVPGYEAPVYISWANKNRSAMVRIPQGRGMRTRMEVRNPDSAGNPYLQYAVMIAAGLAGVGQTLDPPEPVETDIYALTAAERRKLGIGSLPGSLEEALDEFEKSELMRETLGSHVFPHWLYIKRKEWDDYRVHVTDYELEKYLPIL
- a CDS encoding zinc metalloprotease HtpX, whose translation is MGARIRLFILFATLTAVFVIFGWAIGSYFFADPVSSVILFLIMAAGINIVSYFLSDRMVLWSYRAKMITEAQAPDLFRIVREVSQKANLPMPRVAVVPTQTPNAFATGRNPNRAVVAVTQGILGILTEDELRGVIAHEISHVKNRDILVMAVAATIAGAISYLAQIAMWNSLFGGGRNRNASEGTAIIAILGMILAPIAALLVQLAISRSRETKADYSGAKTIGEPLALASALQKLETANRRRPFQFGSPASQGLFIVNPFAATSLTRLFRTHPPIEERIRKLQDLARGVDTY
- a CDS encoding TrpB-like pyridoxal phosphate-dependent enzyme, with the protein product MTLPEDDRPTKWYNIVPDLPEPLPPPKDPEEGPSRVKLLPELLLGECLRQENSTQRWIDIPEEIQELYAQAGRPRPLFRAKRLEQKLGTPAHLYYKAEFYSPTGSHKVNTALAQAFYARKEGYERLTTETGAGQWGTALAYAASLAGLQTTIYWVRAVHDWKTQRRAFMKLYGAEVYASPSHHTKTGRELLKENPKHPGSLGIAVSEGLEDARGDDKAIYCLGSVLNHVLLHQTVIGLETKAQFQRIGEYPDVMISCLGGGSNFGGFTLPFFADAINGKDIRFIAAQSQAAPNLQGEYRYDFADHAEITPLLKMYTLGHHAEMHPIRGDGLRYHGAAPILSFLRHLGYLDTVAYPADEKYVFERARTFVQTEGFLPAPESAYSVACAMDEAVKCKESGEKKTIAFNISGHGFMDMEGYAEVLGV
- the rqcH gene encoding ribosome rescue protein RqcH; this translates as MKTALSSFDLKALVAEWQDLVGAYVDKAYQKEGEVIFRINVPGREKVELYSKSGQWLCLHEVEDKPDSPPAFAQTLRRLLDNARITAVEQRWFDRIAILTVDRGGEALRIIFELFGKGNLIVTRGDTTVACLYAQTYKDRVVRPDEPYAFPPAGVDPLELDRNGFGTTIREAKGQVVRVLASLLNLGGQYAEELCLRARVDKDTKVRDLADAQVDALYTALNNIVVALDQERRPAVISKDKRAIDATPVELLQYAQADREEFPTFNAALSRYLNVAEPEATPPDEVAAKFERRIAQQEETLKALRDEIIRDEAQAIFLYGHYPLFDELLKGIREGRDPPEHGQIKAVDRKAHTVTVAIGDFDALVLAYDKDVTANAQALYEARREAQLKAQRVEEAIATTRQELAAARKKAVKVAKRPKVKGTRAMWFDAYRWTMSSEGFLILGGRDARTNDQLVKKHLKEGDRYAHADLHGAPSTVVKEGSKAGEVTLREACEFALAYSKAWSAGTASGSAYWVLPEQVSKQAESGEFLPRGAFVIRGKRNYVHDLPVRLAIGEVEVEGHRKIMGGPVSAVVSRSPKYVVLAPGKEDRERLAKRLAAVFEVPIEEIARILPAGGTDVVESVGVTL
- a CDS encoding arginine deiminase family protein, whose translation is MAASYGCQSMVDPLRRVLVRRPDTAFAVEDPRAWHYKGRPDLGIARAEHDAFVGLMRDAGVEVLYHDAAQPGRADSIFVHDPAIVTDRGAVLLRMGKRLREGEESAIGRRFEELDVPIFYELHDDARAEGGDLVWVDHGTLAVGQGFRTNEEGLRQLEEALGPIGVKAVSADLPYGEGPDACLHLMSLISLIRSNLAVIYEPLLPTPLHGLLVHRGFRFVTVPDDEFDSMGCNVLAVAPGECVMLEGNPVTKARLEKAGCRVRTYRGNEISLKAEGGPTCLTRPILRR